In Halorhabdus tiamatea SARL4B, a genomic segment contains:
- a CDS encoding DNA-directed RNA polymerase subunit P produces the protein MAYKCSRCKRDVELDEYGGVRCPYCGHRVLLKERSRDVKEVSVE, from the coding sequence ATGGCATATAAGTGCTCGCGCTGCAAACGCGACGTCGAACTCGACGAGTACGGCGGCGTCCGCTGTCCGTACTGCGGTCACCGGGTCCTGCTGAAGGAACGGTCCCGCGACGTCAAAGAAGTCAGCGTCGAGTAG
- a CDS encoding DUF2103 domain-containing protein — protein MQCRQCAAELDRPGDYCLVCHTRNADVVVLELDRERARVTTIDDGEILGRRVVTTTQEDGELSGVELRNFAGQVADEVHRKRPEEVYVTGDRTVIDAVRAQLHYECYRVEGENPVERVIERQGEPALEVVEASAAEKIGGTHSTLIGDRDGMRAIETVAGHPHVKKIIPGPIDASGSSARGGVRAKATRADQGGNVRLLIRDGSSVQENRVVTTANNRELGEHVRADLNEALADADLAE, from the coding sequence ATGCAATGCCGGCAGTGCGCCGCCGAACTCGATCGCCCCGGCGACTACTGCCTGGTGTGTCACACGCGAAACGCCGACGTGGTCGTCCTGGAACTCGACCGCGAACGCGCCCGGGTCACGACGATCGACGACGGGGAGATTCTCGGGCGGCGCGTCGTCACGACGACACAGGAGGACGGCGAGTTGAGCGGCGTCGAGTTGCGGAACTTCGCCGGCCAGGTCGCCGACGAGGTCCACCGCAAGCGCCCCGAAGAAGTGTACGTCACCGGCGACCGGACGGTCATCGACGCCGTCCGCGCCCAACTGCACTACGAGTGTTACCGCGTCGAGGGCGAGAACCCCGTCGAGCGCGTCATCGAACGCCAGGGCGAGCCTGCCCTGGAGGTCGTCGAGGCCAGCGCGGCCGAGAAGATCGGCGGCACTCACTCGACGCTGATCGGCGATCGCGACGGGATGCGCGCGATCGAGACGGTCGCGGGTCACCCCCACGTCAAGAAGATCATCCCCGGACCGATCGACGCGAGCGGATCGAGCGCACGTGGCGGCGTCCGTGCGAAGGCCACGCGGGCCGACCAGGGCGGCAACGTTCGACTCCTGATCCGGGACGGCTCCAGCGTCCAGGAGAATCGCGTCGTGACGACGGCAAACAATCGGGAACTCGGCGAGCACGTCCGGGCGGACCTGAACGAGGCGCTCGCGGACGCCGACCTCGCCGAGTGA
- a CDS encoding KEOPS complex subunit Pcc1, whose translation MDHEAVLDFAYDDSDSASLVERSVAQELDEIDGDRTRARIDRDDETLSITIEAADPVALRAGVTTWTTLVEVAERAGEI comes from the coding sequence ATGGACCACGAGGCGGTTCTCGATTTCGCGTACGACGACTCCGACAGTGCCTCGCTCGTCGAGCGAAGCGTCGCTCAGGAACTCGACGAGATCGACGGCGACCGGACCCGGGCCCGAATCGATCGAGACGACGAGACGCTCTCGATCACGATCGAAGCCGCCGACCCGGTCGCACTCCGGGCCGGCGTGACGACCTGGACGACGCTGGTCGAGGTCGCCGAACGCGCCGGGGAGATTTGA
- a CDS encoding 50S ribosomal protein L37ae produces MADDRTGSAGRFGARYGRVSRRRVAEIEANMNDDHECPECGRDRVSRQGTGVWECGYCGYTFTGGSYSPTTPGGRAATRSIRAALAEEGEETEA; encoded by the coding sequence ATGGCTGACGATCGTACCGGCAGTGCCGGTCGGTTCGGCGCGCGATACGGGCGGGTCTCCCGCCGTCGCGTCGCCGAGATCGAGGCGAACATGAACGACGATCACGAGTGTCCCGAGTGCGGCCGCGACCGCGTCTCCCGCCAGGGGACCGGCGTCTGGGAGTGTGGCTACTGTGGCTACACCTTCACGGGTGGCTCTTACAGCCCGACGACCCCCGGCGGCCGGGCCGCCACCCGGTCGATCCGTGCGGCGCTCGCCGAGGAAGGCGAGGAGACGGAGGCCTGA
- a CDS encoding MFS transporter, with protein MPDERAEAAGPIDAFRSFFALRRDVLVLSLAMFAFSLGFQMTSRYLPEYMTALGASGFVVGLYGTFGNVISAVFPYPGGAISDRIGSRYALTLFGFLSTLGFAVWLIAGQFDAVTVAGLTIEPWVWIFVGLVLAQAWKSFGLGASFAVVKQATDPSRLAAGFASTETFRRVAFLVGPVLAAILIDLQWNVPILSPILGTMGDSFATNFQYVLLVGVVFGALGTLLQHWLYDASEDTIGSSFAGLEQIRADLREMPEELRPLLIGDTLVRFANGMVYVFFVLVVTQFLEVGFDASVALFGTSYSVSLSPPAFFGFLLGVEMLVALLVMAPAAKAAEYVGLKPVVALGFTVYAIFPVVLINAPATSAAMVAVFAFSGLRFAGLPSHKALIVGPAEADAGGRVTGTYYLLRNTIVIPSAAIGGYLWDYVSPEVAFTLAAAVGVLGTGYFLVFGEEFEAYR; from the coding sequence ATGCCAGACGAACGGGCCGAAGCAGCCGGACCGATCGACGCCTTCCGCTCCTTTTTCGCCCTCCGGCGAGACGTCCTCGTGCTCTCGCTGGCGATGTTCGCGTTCAGCCTGGGCTTTCAGATGACCAGCCGTTATCTCCCGGAGTACATGACCGCCCTCGGGGCTTCGGGGTTCGTCGTCGGCCTCTATGGCACGTTCGGCAACGTCATCTCGGCGGTGTTCCCCTACCCCGGCGGGGCAATTTCGGATCGGATCGGCTCGCGCTATGCGCTGACGCTCTTTGGCTTTCTCTCGACGCTCGGATTCGCCGTCTGGCTGATCGCGGGACAGTTCGACGCGGTCACAGTCGCCGGACTGACGATCGAACCCTGGGTGTGGATCTTCGTCGGCCTGGTTCTCGCACAGGCATGGAAGTCCTTCGGCCTCGGGGCCTCCTTCGCCGTCGTCAAGCAGGCCACCGATCCCTCGCGGCTGGCGGCCGGGTTCGCAAGCACGGAGACCTTCCGCCGGGTGGCCTTCCTCGTCGGGCCAGTGCTCGCGGCGATCCTGATCGACCTCCAGTGGAACGTCCCCATACTCTCGCCGATCCTCGGGACGATGGGCGACTCGTTCGCGACGAACTTCCAGTACGTGTTGTTGGTGGGGGTCGTCTTCGGCGCGCTCGGCACCCTCCTCCAGCACTGGCTCTATGACGCGAGCGAGGACACCATCGGGAGTTCCTTCGCGGGACTCGAGCAGATTCGGGCGGACCTCCGAGAGATGCCCGAAGAGTTGCGACCGCTGTTGATCGGTGACACCCTCGTGCGGTTCGCCAACGGCATGGTGTACGTCTTCTTCGTCCTCGTCGTCACGCAGTTCCTCGAAGTCGGCTTCGACGCCTCCGTCGCTCTCTTTGGAACGTCCTACAGCGTCAGCCTCTCGCCGCCGGCGTTCTTCGGCTTCCTGCTCGGCGTCGAGATGCTGGTCGCGCTGCTCGTGATGGCCCCCGCGGCGAAGGCCGCCGAGTACGTCGGTCTCAAACCCGTCGTCGCGCTCGGCTTTACGGTCTACGCGATCTTTCCGGTCGTGCTCATCAATGCGCCAGCAACGTCGGCGGCGATGGTCGCTGTCTTCGCCTTCTCTGGGCTCCGCTTTGCCGGCCTCCCGTCCCACAAGGCATTGATCGTCGGCCCCGCGGAGGCCGACGCCGGCGGCCGAGTGACTGGCACCTACTACCTCCTGCGGAACACGATCGTCATCCCGAGCGCTGCAATCGGGGGCTACCTCTGGGACTACGTGAGCCCCGAGGTCGCGTTCACGCTCGCCGCTGCAGTCGGCGTGCTCGGGACCGGCTACTTCCTCGTCTTCGGCGAGGAGTTCGAAGCGTATCGATAG
- the truD gene encoding tRNA pseudouridine(13) synthase TruD, whose amino-acid sequence MRQAHPVERAVGMEYYVSGSDGVGGHLRREPAAFGVREIEAFDVEPIDAKQGAYPHVVFRATLSGWDTNDFASVLSDSLGISRERVSWAGTKDKHARTTQLFSVTKVDPAELDAIDLSEVEIELLGRSGRPILFGDLAGNAFEIEISEPDAPGNLDAVLDELAAFAGSASGGGEDDGSTRIGVPNYFGQQRFGSQRPVTHEVGLAIARGDWKDAVLSYVGNPHEREREDTREARRYVTETEDWQGALDRLPKRLGYERSMCHRLAENGTDESEDFQEALAAVPTNLQQLFVNAAQSYAFNRILSARLERGLPFDEPVAGDVVCFADIDAPDGLELPDTGRTQRVTADNVGTVRRHCERGRAFVTAPLLGTDSELADGEPGEIERAVFADLGISSADFDLPGEFHSEGTRRAILLRTDLSVERDPLTLSFALPKGSYATVVLREITKSDPADL is encoded by the coding sequence ATGCGCCAGGCACATCCCGTCGAGCGAGCGGTCGGCATGGAGTACTACGTCAGCGGCAGCGACGGCGTCGGCGGGCACCTCCGTCGGGAGCCCGCAGCCTTCGGCGTCCGTGAGATCGAAGCTTTCGATGTCGAACCGATCGACGCCAAACAGGGCGCGTATCCACACGTCGTCTTCCGGGCGACGCTCTCGGGCTGGGACACCAACGACTTCGCGAGCGTCCTCTCGGATTCGCTGGGTATCAGCCGCGAACGCGTCTCCTGGGCCGGGACGAAGGACAAACACGCCCGGACGACACAGCTGTTCTCCGTGACGAAAGTCGATCCCGCAGAACTCGACGCGATCGACCTCTCCGAGGTCGAGATCGAGCTCCTGGGTCGGAGCGGCCGGCCGATCCTCTTCGGCGACCTGGCCGGCAACGCCTTCGAGATCGAGATCAGCGAACCCGACGCGCCCGGCAATCTCGATGCCGTCCTCGACGAACTCGCCGCGTTCGCCGGCAGCGCGTCCGGCGGTGGCGAGGACGACGGCTCGACCCGCATCGGCGTGCCGAACTACTTCGGCCAGCAACGCTTCGGCAGCCAGCGCCCGGTTACTCACGAGGTCGGCCTCGCCATCGCCCGCGGCGACTGGAAGGACGCCGTCCTCTCGTACGTCGGGAATCCACACGAGCGCGAGCGCGAGGACACGCGTGAAGCGCGGCGGTATGTGACCGAAACCGAGGACTGGCAAGGCGCGCTCGATCGGCTCCCCAAGCGCCTGGGCTACGAGCGGTCGATGTGCCATCGTCTCGCCGAGAACGGGACCGACGAGTCCGAAGACTTCCAAGAAGCGCTAGCGGCGGTCCCGACGAACCTCCAGCAACTGTTTGTCAACGCTGCCCAGTCGTACGCCTTCAATCGGATTCTCTCGGCACGGCTTGAGCGCGGGCTTCCGTTCGACGAGCCGGTCGCCGGCGACGTGGTCTGTTTCGCCGACATCGACGCCCCGGACGGTCTCGAACTGCCGGACACCGGCCGGACGCAGCGTGTAACCGCGGACAACGTCGGGACGGTTCGCCGCCACTGCGAGCGCGGGCGGGCGTTCGTGACCGCGCCGCTGCTCGGGACCGACAGTGAACTGGCGGATGGTGAGCCGGGTGAAATCGAGCGGGCGGTCTTTGCGGATCTGGGGATCAGCTCGGCGGACTTCGATCTGCCGGGAGAGTTCCACTCGGAGGGGACGCGACGGGCGATCCTCCTGCGGACGGACCTATCGGTCGAGCGCGATCCACTGACGCTCTCGTTTGCGCTCCCGAAAGGCTCGTACGCGACAGTTGTCCTCCGGGAGATCACGAAGAGCGATCCGGCGGACCTCTGA
- a CDS encoding DUF3194 domain-containing protein: MSDDVSEASDTDTPSDETVVETAAAAAEKVVFSRLDQSTVADLDVTVTFEDQVLEVDVYLNAPDARADPETIADDAALAARSAVDDLLED; the protein is encoded by the coding sequence ATGAGCGACGACGTGAGTGAGGCGTCCGACACAGACACACCGTCCGACGAAACCGTCGTCGAGACGGCTGCAGCGGCTGCCGAAAAAGTCGTGTTCTCGCGACTCGATCAATCGACAGTCGCCGATCTCGACGTGACGGTGACCTTCGAGGACCAGGTCCTCGAGGTCGACGTCTACCTCAACGCGCCCGACGCGCGGGCCGACCCCGAGACGATCGCCGACGACGCCGCGCTCGCGGCTCGATCGGCGGTCGACGACCTCTTAGAGGACTGA
- a CDS encoding prefoldin subunit beta → MQGNLPPEAQEKLEELQDLQETAQQVAQQKQQAQTQLTESQNALEALEDIDPDSTMYREVGELLVETEYDEAEDDLSETVDNLEVRVESLEKQEERVEEQFEELQSDLQEMLGGGGGGGALGGGPDVGPGAGGA, encoded by the coding sequence ATGCAGGGAAATCTGCCACCTGAAGCACAGGAGAAGCTCGAAGAACTGCAGGACCTCCAGGAGACGGCCCAGCAGGTCGCCCAGCAGAAACAGCAGGCCCAGACCCAGCTGACCGAATCTCAGAACGCCCTCGAGGCCCTCGAAGACATCGACCCCGATTCGACGATGTATCGCGAAGTCGGTGAACTCCTCGTCGAGACCGAGTACGACGAGGCCGAAGACGACCTCAGCGAGACGGTCGACAACCTCGAAGTCCGCGTCGAGTCCCTCGAGAAACAGGAGGAGCGCGTCGAAGAGCAGTTCGAGGAGCTCCAGAGTGACCTCCAGGAGATGCTCGGCGGTGGCGGCGGTGGCGGCGCACTCGGCGGCGGTCCGGACGTCGGTCCGGGCGCTGGCGGTGCATGA